One Rosa chinensis cultivar Old Blush chromosome 3, RchiOBHm-V2, whole genome shotgun sequence DNA window includes the following coding sequences:
- the LOC112194253 gene encoding probable disease resistance protein At4g27220, translated as MAVVSQNPDLIKIQETFAELLGFKLEKTEIGRAIKLKEKIMRGTGILMILDDIWKRIVFSGIGIPSHNELQRCNSKVLLTTRKLSVCHSMDCHANIHLNILSEEDSWSLFVKEARKSFDKSSNFYDVARKVASECAGLPIALIAVARALRDEGLDGWKEAARRLKASQPAIPEDEGDQEMCSNA; from the coding sequence ATGGCTGTCGTATCCCAAAACCCCGACTTGATAAAAATTCAAGAGACATTTGCAGAACTGCTGGGCTTTAAATTGGAGAAGACAGAAATTGGCAGAGCCATTAAATTGAAGGAGAAGATAATGAGAGGAACTGGGATCCTCATGATCTTGGATGACATTTGGAAGAGAATAGTCTTTTCTGGCATAGGAATTCCGAGCCACAACGAACTCCAAAGATGCAATTCCAAAGTTCTACTGACCACCAGAAAATTGAGTGTTTGCCATTCCATGGATTGCCATGCAAACATACATCTCAATATCTTATCAGAAGAAGATTCTTGGAGCTTATTTGTGAAGGAAGCAAGGAAGTCTTTTGACAAATCATCCAATTTCTATGATGTAGCACGTAAGGTGGCTAGCGAATGCGCTGGTCTACCAATTGCTTTGATAGCAGTTGCGAGGGCCCTTCGAGATGAAGGTTTGGATGGATGGAAAGAAGCTGCTCGACGACTAAAAGCGTCCCAACCTGCCATCCCTGAAGATGAGGGAGATCAGGAGATGTGTTCAAATGCATAA